The window aaaaaataaaaataaaaaattaatctCTCAAGCAAAGAATACCAACCAAGATATAATTAAATGGAGAAACATaatttgcataagaaagttaagAATACCAAATCCTTTTATATATAACGCCTTCAAACTCATTATTGTCTTTTCGTGTTTGACAATTCCACTTCATATATAATTATTATATCCTAATGTTTGTATTACTGACTATATTAAAAAATCTactaaatatgcatatataataaataaatttatAGATTTTGAAGCCAGTAAATTTGATGAAGATGGTAAAATTATAAATATGAATCCAATACATCTAAATCCTAAATCCGCTTGTGAACTATAATGTTGACCCTACAGAAATTATTAATAATATACTTTCAATCAAAGAAATATTTTAATTGATGATATAGACATATAGTCTTCTATCCTATTGGATGTTCCAAAACCCTTTATTAACTTGGTCCTACGTACAGGAGTGCGTGAATCACGTTGAAGCCTGACATTAAAAGCGTGTTGCCTGCAATATGATTTTATTActaatttatatgaactcatttgactggacacgacatttaagaaagagggaagacttttgaaatttgtgtttcaaaataagctttgaaaatttgtgtggctgtaaatcattcataaagtgaatttgttttcaaattaggaaagatgtcattcattttggtacagactaaaaaggaaataagttcaaataaattaaaatagagaGAGTATATAATTATAATAGCCCAACCTGTCTATAAAGTTTATCCATGCATGAAAACCATTAagcaaacatcaataacaatagctTATACAGACATAATAATCCTTTTGAAGTCATGAAATCGCCTATTACTCTCATCTTGCTCTTTTCACTTGCCCTAGTAAGTGTTCTTACATGATTAACTTTATTATATGCTAGCCTCCGTTGGAGGTTTATGAATTTCTTATTGCATTATCGTGCACTGCTTTATTATCTGTGCCTTGTCTTTCGAAATAAAGGGTGTGTTCGgcatggaggaaaatgttttccaagacaaatgtgttcttggaaaatattGTGTTtttagaaaataagtgaatttctatttattttctcatattcggttggatagtggaaaataagtgaactTCTTACTTATTTTCCTATGTTAGGTTGGTTGGTAGAAAACATTTTTCGGAAAATACAACTCATGCCCTACCAACctccaccccaaccccaccaccccataccacaccaacccccacaccagccccacccccacccaccacTCACCCCAAGCACCCACCCttcaccacccaccccacccccaccccaaccaAATCCCACCCCCACCCAATCACCACCCTCCAACcacttcatcttcacccaccCCCTAACCcacaccaccacccaccccacacCACCGCTCTATCCAACCTTCCCACCCCCTCCAAAATTTTATATttcatattttttatttaacttttataaaaaatgggaATTTGTTTCTTATCCACCCCACCATCACCCACTATCCCTCACCACCCACCCCACACCAAATTTAACTGTGCAAACTTTCCCTTTTTataaagataaaattaaatatgaagtagaaaattcgggagGGGATAAGGGGTGCgggggagggggtggggtggTGTAAATAACCAAACAAAAAaactttttaatattttttttaagaaaaaaactaTATATTTTTTGGAGGGGGGAGGCAAAGATGGGGATGGGTgtagaaaacccaaaaaaaaaaaaaacattaaaaaaaattagggATTGGAGGGGGGGTGTGGATGGGTGGTGGGTGGGGAAAGTGCGTGGGGTTGTGGGAATTGTTGGGGTTTGGTGGTTGGAGGTGGGTTAGGTGGTGGTAGGGTGGTTGGTGAAATGCCAATTGTAGACTTATTTTCGCTACTTTGATTAGGAAAGTCATTTTCcctatttttaaggaacttgttttcctaaagaaaatattttctaaaatttttgaccaaacgaacatgagaaaattgaaaaacctAACACACCCAAAATGTCTTTATATCATAGTTTAGCAATTGAATTATTCTTATAGTCCGATTAATTATAGGCTTATATATTTTTAATTGTCTAATTAAAATGAATGCTTGCTTTTTGAGCATGAGTGACATTTCATTAATGTTTCTACAAACGTAGCTGTGTTTAGCCCATTTAGCGAGGGAAATCATTCATTTGTCTTGACTATTCCTATCGATTGGGCGTAACAAGAATATTGATATTTTGTGAAAACTTCTTGAAATGCACTAGAACCCCGGAGAATACTGGAGAGCTGTGATGAAAGACGAGCCAATACCTGAAGCAATCCAACATCTTATACCTCGACCACATTCAGTTCCTCTCTCCAAAGAGGAAGCTGATTGTCACACATCATCTTCTGTTGGAGGTCGTGAAGCCTTTGAACCAAGGCCTAATGTATCTGTCTACCATGACGACACCAAGCTCAAAGATGCTGAGAAATCAGTATTCTCGAAATATTTCGAGCCAAGGCCAAACGTATCTAGTTACCATGATGATGACACTAGTCTCAAACAAGAAAAGTCCTTTGCTGAAGATTTTGAGCCAAGGCCAAATGTTTCTGTGTACCATGATTGATATGTCCCATATAAAGGGTGCTGTGTGTCTTCCTGCTTTTGTGCATTCCTTTTGTGTGTGCCTCTCAATGTTAAGTGATCTActcatgaaattaaaaaaaatacttgtTGGTTGTATTAAAGTGTCTATTGAAtttaatacaacaacaataacaatatacccattgtagtcccacaagcgtggtttggggagggtaggatgtacgcagacttACCCCTACATTttatggggtagagaggctgtttttgATAAGCCCTCagctcaaaagaaaagaaaaattcaaagCAGTGTAGCAAAAAAATAAGACGGCAAAATAACAGGATACAAAGCACATGAAGCGACATATAATCATAAACATTGAAGAACAAAGAAACTACACGATTACTAAATAATACTGCTAATAAGGAGAAGCAGAGAAGAGACTAGCCCCTTGCCTATCCCACATGAAGTATGACAACACTCGGCTAACTAACCTTCCTGTCACACCCCAAACTTAGGGAGGCGTGACCGTCACCCGATGCCTTACTTGACCGAGCGAATCAACCTGTAACTCATGAAACTAGAACATATACGAGCTatctaggccgacaaggccgttCTGTAAAATAATCAATATCATCTTCGACCGACAAGGCCGTACTCAAGATAATCCGTAAATGACAACTGTATCAACTAACATGGGATCAACCCGaacgata is drawn from Lycium barbarum isolate Lr01 chromosome 8, ASM1917538v2, whole genome shotgun sequence and contains these coding sequences:
- the LOC132606527 gene encoding organ-specific protein S2-like, with the translated sequence MKSPITLILLFSLALNPGEYWRAVMKDEPIPEAIQHLIPRPHSVPLSKEEADCHTSSSVGGREAFEPRPNVSVYHDDTKLKDAEKSVFSKYFEPRPNVSSYHDDDTSLKQEKSFAEDFEPRPNVSVYHD